One region of Danaus plexippus chromosome 16 unlocalized genomic scaffold, MEX_DaPlex mxdp_23, whole genome shotgun sequence genomic DNA includes:
- the LOC116772032 gene encoding uncharacterized protein LOC116772032 — MIIIKLLSEESSPRLFSSKGYLNIVRRLAVRVLFISGFLPQFYLFTMDKPEQTLRETLEKVAKEYGYENYHIIQKAISTEGAYYTTVLYQATIKAPEKEELKLFAKVAAVGENMRAVTPLKMFETESLFYNKLNEKYKELEDKYDVPAEHRFVTPKFYGESKEYLKETLVFEDLTAQGFTTHDRFESIDWEYASKGLENLAKFHALSFAFSAYDPDGFKEMAVLKGRRDVDAALAYFKKVVTNATQVTKEANRERFSKFMNELIDSRDIDRFYGHRTRPVIIHGDYRPSNLMHRILDHGMEMVTVDYQTLEMANPIIDILFFIFVGSDKNFRDRHFHQSLNHYYDELSKALKRFRLNPQEVYAREDFDADFKEILPVGLLLSVFCLLIVTVQKEDVPVMKEVLDIEDFSIDPNVMYTERLNDVIDDYINMGVI, encoded by the exons atgatCATTATCAAACTTTTGTCCGAAGAGTCTTCGCCTCGTCTGTTTAGTAGCAAGGGTTATTTAAACATTGTCAGACGTTTGGCTGTtcgtgtattatttatatctgg ATTTCTtcctcaattttatttatttacgatGGACAAACCAGAACAAACATTACGAGAAACACTTGAAAAAGTTGCGAAAGAATATGGCTATGAAAACTATCATATAATTCAGAAGGCCATTTCAACCGAGGGAGCTTACTACACCACTGTTTTATATCAAGCAACTATAAAAGCTCCAGAGAAGGAGGAACTCAAATTATTCGCGAAAGTCGCTGCTGTTGGAGAAAATATGAGAGCAGTCACgcctttaaaaatgtttgagaCGGAGAGCCTGTTCTATAACAAGTTGAATGAGAAATATAAAGAGTTAGAAGATAAATATGACGTACCCGCAGAACACCGATTCGTAACACCGAAATTTTACGGCGAAtccaaagaatatttaaaagaaactttgGTGTTCGAAGATTTAACAGCTCAGGGTTTCACGACACATGACAGATTTGAATCTATAGATTGGGAGTACGCTTCCAAAGGTTTAGAAAATCTTGCGAAATTTCACGCCTTATCATTTGCGTTTTCTGCGTACGACCCAGACGGATTCAAAGAGATGGCTGTTTTGAAAGGTCGCCGTGACGTGGACGCAGCGCTGGCTTACTTTAAGAAGGTCGTAACAAACGCTACCCAAGTGACCAAGGAAGCGAACAGAGAACGTTTTTccaaatttatgaatgaattaaTTGATAGTAGAGACATTGACAGATTTTATGGACATCGCACACGGCCTGTTATTATTCACGGTGACTACAGGCCAAGCAATTTAATGCACAGAATTTTA GACCACGGCATGGAGATGGTGACCGTCGACTACCAGACCTTGGAAATGGCGAATCCGATCATTGAtatcttgttttttatattcgtcGGATCTGATAAGAACTTCCGCGACAGACATTTCCATCAATCCTTAAATCACTACTATGACGAATTATCCAAAGCTCTGAAGAGGTTTAGACTCAACCCTCAGGAAGTGTACGCCAGGGAGGATTTCGACGCAGACTTCAAAGAG ATCTTGCCCGTGGGTCTGTTGCTGAGCGTGTTCTGTCTGCTGATAGTGACCGTGCAGAAGGAAGACGTTCCCGTGATGAAGGAGGTCCTCGACATCGAAGACTTCTCCATCGACCCCAACGTGATGTACACCGAGCGACTCAATGACGTCATCGATGACTACATTAACATGGGCGTTATTTAA